Proteins encoded by one window of Chondromyces crocatus:
- the glyS gene encoding glycine--tRNA ligase subunit beta — translation MPTEASDLLLEIGVEELPASFVDAALRVLPDLATKRLSDLRLAHGVVRALGTPRRLTLIVEGLAGRQPDLEEEVTGPPVKAAYKDGVPTRAAEAFAQKLGCPVDALRRAAGPKGEYVVGTRREAGKAALDLLPELLTHLIVSIPFRKSMRWGSGDFAFGRPIQWLLALHGEAIVPFALAGIHAGRTTRGHRFLAPAEISIQSPAAYVPALRAVHVLVDPEERAVLLRERLVAAASEAGGTLIEDDFLARENLSLVEEPHVVDGSFGSEFLDLPERVILEVARGHQRYFGVRDTRTGALLPRYLTVVNTAEAPENIRRGSDRVMRARLSDARFFYTEDLRVPLAERRKKLAGIVFQKRLGSVLSKAERVERLARELGLLAQLPEPVLVTAASGAHLAKCDLVSLMVGEFPELEGEMGRAYALAQGVSPDVADVIRDHYQPRGAADVTASTPAAALVSIADRLDTLAGCFAIGLSPTGAADPYGLRRACLGVLRTVLDHGFDLRLSDAFRAAYDGYAGVTLDLGRDELVARLGDFFTERLRGLLSDRLPGDAVGACLPVASDRPLDVRARASAIASLDADVRARVGEVFKRAANIADKAPPGEPTAPAGEGIHPTETLVHDGYLALRERLAQAARTGAYAEAFSAVAEFAPKLNQYFVDVYVNADDVALRENRLRLMRAIAETCSSLARLDLLGDVPKPAA, via the coding sequence ATGCCGACCGAAGCGAGCGATCTGCTGCTCGAGATCGGCGTCGAGGAGCTACCCGCTTCCTTTGTCGACGCCGCCCTCCGCGTCCTGCCCGACCTCGCGACCAAGCGTCTGTCCGACCTGCGCCTCGCCCATGGCGTCGTCCGCGCGCTGGGCACACCGCGCCGCCTGACCTTGATCGTCGAGGGCCTCGCTGGACGCCAACCCGACCTCGAAGAAGAGGTCACCGGCCCCCCGGTCAAGGCCGCGTACAAGGACGGCGTGCCCACCCGCGCCGCCGAAGCCTTCGCGCAGAAGCTCGGCTGCCCCGTCGATGCACTGCGCCGCGCCGCCGGTCCCAAGGGCGAGTACGTCGTCGGCACGCGGCGCGAAGCCGGCAAGGCGGCGCTCGACCTGCTGCCCGAGCTGCTCACCCACCTCATCGTCTCCATCCCCTTCCGCAAATCGATGCGCTGGGGCAGCGGTGACTTCGCCTTCGGCCGTCCGATCCAGTGGCTGCTCGCCCTGCACGGTGAAGCGATCGTCCCCTTCGCGCTCGCAGGCATCCACGCGGGCCGCACGACCCGCGGCCACCGCTTCCTCGCGCCCGCCGAGATCTCCATCCAGTCCCCCGCCGCATATGTACCTGCCCTGCGCGCGGTCCACGTCCTCGTCGACCCGGAAGAGCGCGCGGTGCTCCTGCGCGAGCGCCTCGTCGCGGCCGCGAGCGAAGCCGGCGGCACGCTCATCGAGGACGACTTCCTCGCCCGTGAGAACCTCTCGCTCGTCGAGGAACCTCACGTCGTCGACGGCAGCTTCGGCAGCGAGTTCCTCGACCTCCCCGAGCGGGTGATCCTCGAGGTGGCGCGTGGCCACCAGCGCTACTTCGGCGTCCGCGACACGCGCACTGGCGCCCTCCTCCCGCGTTACCTCACCGTCGTGAACACCGCCGAGGCCCCCGAGAACATCCGGCGCGGCAGCGACCGCGTGATGCGCGCCCGCCTCTCCGACGCCCGCTTCTTCTACACCGAAGACCTCCGCGTCCCCCTCGCCGAGCGCCGCAAGAAGCTCGCGGGCATCGTCTTCCAGAAGCGCCTCGGCTCCGTCCTCTCGAAGGCCGAACGCGTCGAGCGCCTCGCCCGCGAACTGGGCCTCCTCGCCCAGCTCCCCGAGCCGGTGCTCGTCACCGCCGCCTCGGGCGCGCACCTCGCCAAGTGCGATCTCGTCTCGCTGATGGTCGGCGAGTTCCCCGAGCTGGAAGGCGAGATGGGCCGCGCGTACGCCCTCGCCCAGGGCGTCAGCCCCGACGTCGCCGACGTCATCCGTGACCACTACCAGCCGCGCGGCGCCGCCGACGTCACCGCATCCACGCCTGCCGCCGCGCTCGTGTCCATCGCGGACCGCCTCGACACCCTCGCCGGCTGCTTCGCCATCGGCCTCTCGCCCACGGGCGCCGCCGACCCCTACGGCCTCCGCCGTGCTTGCCTCGGCGTGCTGCGCACCGTGCTGGATCACGGCTTCGACCTGCGCCTCAGCGACGCCTTCCGCGCCGCCTACGACGGCTACGCTGGCGTCACGCTCGACCTCGGCCGAGACGAGCTGGTCGCCCGCCTCGGCGACTTCTTCACCGAGCGCCTGCGCGGGCTGCTCTCCGATCGCCTCCCTGGCGACGCCGTGGGCGCGTGCTTGCCCGTGGCCTCGGATCGTCCGCTCGACGTGCGCGCCCGCGCCTCGGCCATCGCCAGCCTCGACGCCGACGTGCGCGCCCGCGTGGGCGAGGTCTTCAAGCGCGCCGCGAACATCGCCGACAAGGCCCCTCCGGGGGAGCCGACCGCGCCGGCCGGCGAAGGGATCCACCCCACCGAGACCCTCGTGCACGACGGCTACCTGGCGCTGCGAGAGCGCCTCGCGCAGGCCGCGCGGACGGGCGCCTACGCCGAGGCCTTCAGCGCCGTCGCCGAGTTCGCGCCGAAGCTGAACCAGTACTTCGTCGACGTCTACGTCAACGCCGACGACGTCGCCCTCCGCGAGAACAGGCTGAGGCTGATGCGCGCCATCGCCGAGACCTGCTCCAGCCTGGCCCGCCTCGATCTTCTCGGCGACGTCCCCAAGCCGGCGGCTTGA
- the dapB gene encoding 4-hydroxy-tetrahydrodipicolinate reductase has product MTTPEEATPLKIAVHGAGGRMGQSVLRLAVAAGIQVVGAIVSRGSAHHGRDAGEVAAAGHLGVEMSDDLSAGLLGADVVVDFSRADAVPRLLQLAARANVAVVSGTTGLDEATDRLLDEAARHVPILWAPNTSLGVHVLSQLAADAARLLGPDFDVEIVETHHRAKVDAPSGTAVRLAQAVRVAREGLRPVHGRQGLVGPRDPEEMGILAIRGGDVIGDHTVHLLGPGERLELTHRATNRDLFARGALRAAGALRGRSPGRYTMSDVI; this is encoded by the coding sequence GTGACCACGCCCGAGGAGGCGACACCGCTCAAGATCGCCGTTCACGGCGCTGGCGGCCGCATGGGCCAGAGCGTCCTGCGGCTTGCGGTCGCCGCGGGCATCCAGGTCGTCGGCGCGATCGTTTCGCGCGGCTCGGCGCACCACGGCCGTGACGCTGGCGAGGTCGCGGCCGCTGGTCATCTCGGCGTCGAGATGAGCGACGACCTGAGCGCCGGACTGCTCGGTGCCGACGTCGTCGTCGACTTCTCTCGCGCGGACGCCGTGCCGCGACTTCTCCAGCTCGCCGCACGCGCCAATGTTGCCGTCGTGAGCGGCACCACGGGCCTCGACGAGGCCACCGACCGCCTCCTCGACGAGGCCGCGCGCCATGTCCCGATCCTCTGGGCGCCCAACACCAGCCTGGGCGTCCATGTCCTTTCCCAGCTCGCAGCCGACGCGGCGCGCCTCCTCGGCCCCGACTTCGACGTGGAGATCGTCGAGACCCATCACCGCGCCAAGGTCGACGCACCGAGCGGGACCGCCGTACGGCTCGCTCAGGCCGTGCGCGTCGCTCGTGAAGGCCTGCGCCCCGTGCACGGGCGACAAGGGCTCGTGGGCCCTCGCGATCCGGAAGAAATGGGCATCCTGGCCATCCGCGGTGGTGATGTCATCGGCGACCACACCGTCCACCTGCTCGGTCCTGGGGAACGCCTGGAGTTGACTCACCGCGCCACGAACCGTGATCTCTTCGCGCGTGGAGCGCTCCGAGCTGCCGGCGCTCTGCGTGGACGCTCACCAGGCCGGTACACCATGTCCGACGTGATCTGA
- a CDS encoding hemerythrin domain-containing protein, translating into MEYDRMLAGLFEEEDRARDMAWKLIGLAEQSREAATLERDSLLAFLQGPMERHFTYEETAVFPHLEEHGLSEEVQVACKQHAAIREAAQELAAAPQDEDVAHVIVRVAKLMLHHTNFEGDYIYPELTHEEWRELMKATVRQGA; encoded by the coding sequence ATGGAATACGACCGCATGCTCGCGGGCCTCTTCGAGGAGGAAGACCGAGCCCGTGATATGGCGTGGAAGCTCATCGGTCTCGCCGAGCAATCGCGCGAAGCCGCGACCCTCGAGCGTGACAGCTTGCTCGCCTTCCTCCAGGGGCCGATGGAGCGGCATTTCACGTACGAGGAGACAGCGGTCTTCCCGCATCTCGAAGAGCACGGGCTGAGCGAGGAGGTCCAGGTCGCCTGCAAGCAGCACGCGGCGATCCGCGAGGCCGCCCAGGAACTCGCGGCGGCTCCTCAGGACGAAGACGTTGCCCACGTGATCGTCCGTGTCGCCAAGCTCATGCTGCACCATACAAATTTCGAAGGCGACTACATCTATCCCGAGCTGACCCACGAAGAGTGGCGCGAGCTCATGAAAGCCACTGTGCGCCAGGGTGCTTGA
- a CDS encoding prepilin peptidase, translated as MTLADFPPWFLRAFAVCFGLLWGSFLNVVIYRVPREMSVVHPGSTCPACGKPIRPWDNVPLFSWLLLRGRARCCGAKVSARYPLVEAAGGLLSLAIVEVIILRLPDSTPIARALAIYTADLALALGLLAATFIDLEHMYIPDAITLGGAVLGLATASLRDLGFLDAVIGAVVGFVIVWLPFVVIYPRLRGGRVGMGLGDAKLLVLAGAWFGWGGALFVLGAGAVQGTLAAIALLLFRGRIDEPEAVREERERVRAEIEALSGEERAEAEREFAEDPLAEAPGEGFGQARMAFGPFLALATLEFLLVGQEVLGAYLAWIDAG; from the coding sequence GTGACCCTCGCCGACTTCCCCCCCTGGTTTCTCCGCGCCTTCGCGGTGTGCTTCGGCCTCCTCTGGGGCAGCTTTCTCAACGTCGTCATCTACCGCGTCCCGCGGGAAATGAGCGTCGTCCATCCCGGCTCCACGTGCCCGGCCTGCGGCAAGCCCATCCGACCCTGGGACAACGTCCCGCTGTTCTCGTGGCTCCTGCTCCGGGGCCGCGCGCGTTGCTGCGGCGCCAAGGTGAGCGCGCGCTACCCCCTCGTCGAGGCCGCGGGGGGGCTGCTCTCGCTGGCCATCGTCGAAGTGATCATCCTGCGCCTGCCCGACAGCACGCCCATCGCGCGCGCTCTCGCCATCTACACGGCAGATCTCGCCCTCGCCCTGGGGCTGCTGGCTGCGACGTTCATCGACCTCGAGCACATGTACATCCCGGACGCCATCACCCTCGGGGGCGCCGTGCTGGGCCTGGCCACCGCATCGTTGCGGGACCTCGGCTTTCTCGACGCCGTGATCGGCGCGGTCGTCGGGTTCGTCATCGTCTGGCTCCCCTTCGTGGTCATCTACCCTCGGCTTCGAGGAGGCCGCGTGGGCATGGGGCTCGGTGATGCCAAGCTTCTCGTGCTCGCGGGGGCCTGGTTCGGCTGGGGCGGCGCCCTCTTCGTCCTCGGCGCGGGCGCCGTTCAGGGCACGCTCGCTGCCATCGCGCTCCTCCTCTTCCGCGGTCGAATCGACGAGCCCGAAGCCGTGCGGGAAGAGCGCGAACGCGTCCGCGCCGAGATCGAAGCCCTGAGCGGCGAAGAGCGCGCCGAGGCCGAGCGGGAGTTCGCGGAGGACCCCCTCGCCGAAGCGCCAGGGGAGGGGTTCGGACAGGCCCGCATGGCCTTCGGTCCCTTCCTTGCGCTGGCCACCCTCGAATTCCTCCTCGTCGGGCAAGAGGTGCTGGGAGCGTACCTTGCATGGATCGACGCTGGATGA
- a CDS encoding serine/threonine-protein kinase — MSFEVGRVLSQRYRLIRPLGQGSQASVWVAEHLALSTQVAVKLIDPELAKKEDARERFRREATAAAQLRSAHVVQILDHGIDGEQPFIVMELLEGEDLFERLRKRKRLTIQETSRIVTHVARALSRAHPAGIVHRDLKPENFFIVANEDEEVVKVLDFGVAKVSDPKRVMQKTSVGTLVGTPHYMSPEQVKGIGEVDFRTDLWALGVIAYECIVGELPFDSEGVGDLLIKISIGEVPVPSRVKADVPASFDAWFARACDRDPAGRFASARELAESLTRLVEPGTEAPGATESTLPRAPLALPRPTSTGSRRPSAPPPPAKSRPRSAPSVPPAPRLPSLPDDGAASSKLSARPPRPSDEVASAPVASRPPPPPPPAKKQASLAPGAPLPPAATSAARVARRTVELDVADIEELQEPSTGDLDDLIEAEAEVPEPKASSVPPVPVAAVAPAAAVAPFAIGASAAPEPPTAAPSVPDKPGAPPPPAPASGTAPPPRAAFESQDISFEDAPAPRPITSRPLSPVLQGELPPHPGPPAQTVAPRVGLPVQTTHVHEPARLPDPVSSVGISPPPELDGGGRRRRMVRVFTFSLIALAGIVAWVVIRSQLPPEPPAGTAPPERTAIQAQDPAPEPTPSQPPSSPASSASGATVEAVDPMKGAVAPLPAQTAPAATGPLKTGPRKPTKPKNDDFTIEIPLPPGDDLPPPAP, encoded by the coding sequence ATGTCGTTCGAAGTAGGCAGGGTGCTGAGCCAACGTTACCGGCTCATCCGGCCGTTGGGGCAAGGCTCCCAGGCCTCGGTATGGGTTGCGGAGCACCTTGCGCTCTCGACGCAGGTTGCCGTCAAGCTGATCGATCCCGAGCTCGCCAAGAAGGAAGACGCGCGAGAGCGCTTCCGTCGTGAGGCGACCGCCGCCGCACAGCTTCGCAGCGCCCACGTCGTCCAGATCCTCGATCACGGCATCGACGGCGAGCAGCCCTTCATCGTCATGGAGCTGCTCGAAGGCGAAGACCTCTTCGAGCGCCTGCGCAAGCGCAAGCGCCTCACCATCCAGGAGACGTCGCGCATCGTCACCCACGTCGCGCGTGCGCTCTCCCGCGCGCATCCCGCAGGCATCGTCCACCGAGACCTCAAGCCGGAGAACTTCTTCATCGTCGCGAACGAAGACGAGGAAGTGGTGAAGGTCCTCGACTTCGGCGTCGCCAAGGTGAGCGATCCGAAGCGCGTGATGCAGAAGACCAGCGTCGGCACCCTGGTGGGAACGCCCCACTACATGAGCCCGGAGCAGGTCAAGGGCATCGGCGAGGTCGATTTCCGCACCGATCTCTGGGCGCTCGGCGTCATCGCGTACGAGTGCATCGTCGGCGAGCTTCCCTTCGACAGCGAAGGCGTCGGCGACCTGCTGATCAAGATCTCGATCGGCGAAGTCCCCGTCCCTTCCCGGGTCAAGGCGGACGTGCCCGCGTCCTTCGATGCGTGGTTTGCGCGCGCCTGCGATCGCGATCCCGCTGGCCGCTTCGCGAGCGCGCGCGAACTCGCCGAGTCCCTCACCCGGCTCGTCGAACCTGGCACCGAGGCACCAGGCGCCACCGAGTCCACCCTTCCTCGCGCGCCCCTCGCACTCCCTCGACCGACCAGCACGGGAAGTCGCCGTCCTTCCGCGCCACCGCCGCCTGCGAAATCGCGCCCTCGCTCTGCGCCGAGCGTCCCACCGGCGCCCCGACTGCCGTCTCTCCCGGACGACGGTGCTGCTTCCTCGAAGCTCTCGGCGAGGCCACCCAGGCCCTCCGACGAGGTGGCAAGCGCCCCCGTCGCTTCCCGGCCGCCGCCGCCGCCGCCGCCCGCGAAGAAGCAAGCGTCTCTGGCGCCCGGCGCTCCCCTTCCACCCGCAGCCACGTCCGCAGCGCGGGTGGCGCGGAGGACCGTCGAACTCGACGTCGCCGACATCGAGGAACTCCAGGAGCCATCGACCGGCGACCTCGACGACCTCATCGAGGCCGAAGCAGAAGTTCCCGAGCCGAAAGCGTCCTCGGTCCCGCCCGTTCCTGTCGCTGCTGTGGCGCCTGCCGCTGCCGTGGCTCCTTTCGCGATCGGAGCGTCTGCAGCGCCCGAACCACCGACCGCAGCGCCGTCGGTTCCTGACAAGCCGGGAGCGCCCCCGCCTCCAGCTCCGGCCAGTGGCACTGCGCCACCTCCGCGTGCCGCCTTCGAGAGCCAGGACATCTCCTTCGAAGACGCACCCGCTCCGCGCCCCATCACCTCACGACCGCTCTCTCCTGTCCTGCAGGGGGAGCTTCCGCCGCATCCCGGCCCACCTGCGCAGACGGTGGCCCCGCGCGTTGGCTTGCCGGTTCAGACGACGCACGTCCACGAGCCGGCGCGGCTGCCAGACCCGGTGTCCAGCGTGGGCATCTCTCCTCCTCCCGAACTCGACGGAGGGGGACGACGCCGCCGGATGGTGCGTGTCTTCACCTTCAGCCTCATCGCCCTGGCGGGCATCGTGGCCTGGGTCGTCATCCGCTCCCAGCTCCCGCCCGAGCCACCCGCCGGAACAGCGCCGCCCGAGCGGACGGCCATTCAAGCTCAGGACCCTGCGCCCGAGCCGACACCATCCCAGCCGCCTTCTTCACCTGCGAGCAGCGCTTCGGGCGCGACGGTCGAAGCCGTCGATCCCATGAAGGGTGCAGTGGCTCCGCTCCCCGCGCAGACGGCTCCGGCAGCCACGGGTCCCCTCAAGACGGGACCTCGCAAGCCCACCAAGCCGAAGAACGACGACTTCACGATCGAGATTCCACTCCCTCCGGGTGACGATCTTCCTCCTCCCGCACCCTGA
- a CDS encoding ATP-binding protein yields MTSARPVSVLIVDDSPSSRRAVATILQRHGYRILEAANGQEGLARMAERPDLVLLDVELPDIQGPEVCRRIKNNPFTAHTPVLEFSAAHVSTGDQAHGLNEGADAYLPLPVDPAVLVATVRSMLRLRAALERVDRLHRLTTALTITATASEIAKVVLDHAMEAAGASGGAVALLDGSGTAFEITVEAGDLRSWLSSPTERDDSPRQIPLQSPFPLTVCAWTGEAIWLESGEAYAAGYPHLARPSTSTAAAGAEIQGLAAIPLLIEGRSVGALGLVFPAPRAFPEPERAFLCTVTQHGAQALERARLFQAEREARERAEQAMEQERRSARAREDIIAVVSHDLRNPLHLVTMGGQIIHTQAPAGPSGSMIRKHSERILRAAERMNGLIRDLLDAASIEAGAFRVDLGTQSVPALISDAFDAVLPLAKAKAIELHREVVALDADCDRDRVLQAIVNLLTNAVKFTPEQGLIRLSAEARDGGVVFSVADTGPGVAPDQVSKLFDRYERQSRATGGGTGLGLYIAKAIVEAHGGTIWVESPPGRGAIFSFYLPRARRSDNP; encoded by the coding sequence GTGACAAGCGCTCGACCCGTCAGCGTCCTGATCGTCGACGACTCTCCGTCCAGTCGACGGGCTGTCGCCACCATCCTGCAGCGTCACGGTTATCGTATCCTGGAGGCGGCGAACGGACAGGAAGGACTCGCCCGCATGGCGGAGCGGCCGGACCTGGTGCTCCTCGACGTGGAGCTGCCCGACATCCAGGGGCCAGAGGTCTGTCGCCGCATCAAGAACAACCCGTTCACGGCGCACACGCCCGTGCTCGAGTTCTCGGCAGCGCACGTCAGCACGGGCGACCAGGCGCACGGCTTGAACGAAGGCGCGGATGCCTACCTGCCGCTGCCCGTCGACCCGGCCGTGCTCGTGGCCACCGTGCGCAGCATGCTCCGCCTGCGCGCCGCACTGGAGCGCGTCGATCGGCTGCACAGGCTCACGACGGCGCTCACCATCACGGCGACGGCGTCCGAGATCGCGAAGGTCGTGCTCGATCACGCGATGGAAGCGGCGGGGGCGTCGGGTGGTGCGGTCGCGCTGCTCGACGGCAGCGGCACCGCCTTCGAGATCACCGTCGAAGCCGGTGATCTGCGGAGCTGGCTCTCCAGCCCCACGGAGCGGGACGATTCACCGCGACAGATCCCGCTGCAGTCTCCCTTTCCACTCACCGTCTGCGCATGGACGGGAGAAGCGATCTGGCTCGAGTCGGGAGAAGCTTATGCCGCGGGGTACCCCCATCTCGCCCGGCCTTCCACGTCGACGGCCGCCGCGGGCGCGGAGATCCAGGGCCTCGCCGCGATCCCGCTGCTCATCGAGGGGCGCTCCGTGGGCGCCCTCGGGCTGGTGTTTCCTGCGCCGCGCGCGTTCCCCGAGCCGGAGCGCGCCTTTCTCTGCACGGTGACCCAGCATGGCGCGCAGGCGCTGGAGCGCGCGCGCTTGTTCCAGGCAGAGCGCGAGGCCCGCGAGCGCGCCGAGCAGGCCATGGAGCAGGAGCGCAGGAGCGCGCGGGCGCGCGAGGACATCATCGCGGTGGTCTCGCATGATCTCCGCAACCCGCTGCACCTGGTGACCATGGGCGGCCAGATCATCCACACCCAGGCCCCCGCGGGGCCTTCGGGAAGCATGATCCGCAAGCACTCCGAGCGCATCCTGCGCGCCGCAGAGCGCATGAACGGTCTGATCCGCGACCTCCTGGACGCCGCGAGCATCGAGGCGGGCGCGTTCCGGGTCGATCTGGGCACGCAGTCGGTCCCCGCGCTGATCAGCGACGCCTTCGACGCGGTGCTGCCGCTCGCCAAGGCCAAGGCGATCGAATTGCATCGCGAGGTGGTTGCGCTGGACGCCGACTGCGATCGCGATCGCGTGCTCCAGGCCATCGTCAATCTGCTCACCAACGCGGTGAAGTTCACGCCGGAGCAAGGGCTCATCCGCCTCTCGGCCGAAGCGAGGGATGGAGGGGTCGTGTTCTCCGTGGCCGACACCGGTCCTGGCGTCGCGCCCGATCAGGTCTCGAAGCTCTTCGATCGCTACGAGCGCCAGAGCCGCGCGACCGGCGGAGGCACGGGCCTCGGTCTGTACATCGCCAAGGCCATCGTGGAAGCCCACGGGGGCACGATCTGGGTGGAGAGCCCGCCAGGCCGGGGCGCGATCTTCTCGTTCTACCTTCCCCGCGCCCGCCGCTCCGACAACCCCTGA
- the dapA gene encoding 4-hydroxy-tetrahydrodipicolinate synthase has translation MPDLRLAGTFTALVTPFTPEGDAIDFEALDALVEAQIAGGVEGLVPCGTTGESPTLTEDEAVAVIQRVVSVARGRAQVLAGTGSFSTKKTIAASKAAMAAGADGVMIVMPYYNKPSQEGLREHVLAVAKAVTAPIVLYNVPGRTVADLSAATTEQICTAAPNVVGLKDATGNVLRCQELIRRLGDRLAILCGDDVLTLPMMAVGARGVISVTSNVLPREVSDIPRLMMAGEYGTARTRHLALLDVHGVMFIESNPAPAKAALAWLGKMNPNVRLPLVPASEGALRQITETLGRLGVTPAGGLA, from the coding sequence ATGCCGGATCTACGCCTTGCCGGGACGTTCACTGCGCTCGTGACCCCCTTCACCCCGGAGGGCGACGCCATCGACTTCGAGGCGCTGGATGCCCTCGTCGAGGCGCAGATCGCCGGTGGGGTCGAGGGACTCGTGCCATGCGGCACCACGGGCGAGTCGCCGACCTTGACCGAGGACGAAGCGGTCGCCGTCATCCAGCGCGTGGTCAGCGTCGCCAGAGGAAGAGCGCAGGTGCTCGCCGGCACCGGCTCGTTCTCGACGAAGAAGACCATCGCCGCGTCGAAGGCGGCGATGGCCGCGGGCGCCGACGGCGTGATGATCGTCATGCCGTACTACAACAAGCCCTCTCAGGAGGGCTTGCGCGAGCATGTCCTCGCCGTGGCAAAGGCCGTCACGGCGCCCATCGTGCTCTACAACGTCCCGGGCCGCACGGTGGCCGACCTCTCCGCCGCGACCACCGAGCAGATTTGCACCGCTGCGCCGAACGTCGTGGGTCTCAAGGACGCCACGGGCAACGTCCTCCGCTGCCAGGAGCTGATCCGCCGCCTCGGCGATCGCCTCGCCATCCTCTGCGGCGACGACGTGCTGACCCTCCCGATGATGGCCGTGGGCGCGCGTGGGGTGATCAGCGTGACGTCCAACGTGCTCCCCCGCGAGGTGAGTGACATCCCTCGGCTCATGATGGCCGGTGAGTACGGCACCGCGCGCACGAGGCACCTCGCCTTGCTGGATGTGCATGGCGTGATGTTCATCGAGTCGAACCCGGCCCCGGCCAAGGCGGCGCTGGCGTGGCTCGGCAAGATGAACCCCAACGTACGCCTGCCGCTCGTGCCCGCGAGCGAGGGGGCGCTCCGTCAGATCACCGAGACGCTCGGCCGGCTCGGCGTGACCCCGGCGGGCGGCCTCGCGTGA
- the cheB gene encoding chemotaxis-specific protein-glutamate methyltransferase CheB has product MNQSSGSGLPIRVLVVDDSAFVRKVLREVLGASADIEVVGAARDGLEALEQIAALRPDVITLDLIMPNLDGFGVLANLPTEHRPRVVVVSTHEAQSILGLAALEAGAIDVVHKPTALATTDLYDLATELLAKVRAAGRGRPPAPLGPPAARQQGARAVRGARAPQLYGTRLVAIGTSTGGPQALARLLPALPQDLPVPLVIALHIPIGYTADLARRLNERSTLEVVEGSDRLLLRPGLVVLARAGQHLRIEHTSDGLHARLDAVSFAPFRPSVDILFHSAVEAVGAKVVGVLLTGMGDDGCAGARAIHEAGGKVLTESESSCVVYGMPRSAIEAGVSTVSCTLERMAEEIQRWL; this is encoded by the coding sequence ATGAACCAGAGTTCCGGAAGCGGTCTACCGATTCGCGTCCTCGTCGTGGACGACTCGGCGTTCGTCCGCAAGGTGCTGCGCGAGGTGCTCGGCGCCAGCGCAGACATCGAGGTCGTCGGGGCGGCCCGCGACGGTCTGGAAGCGCTGGAGCAGATCGCCGCCCTGCGCCCGGACGTGATCACGCTCGATCTGATCATGCCGAACCTCGATGGATTCGGCGTCCTCGCGAACCTGCCCACCGAGCACCGTCCGCGCGTGGTCGTGGTGAGCACCCACGAAGCGCAGAGCATCCTCGGCCTCGCGGCGCTGGAGGCCGGCGCCATCGATGTCGTGCACAAGCCGACCGCGCTGGCGACCACCGATCTCTACGACCTCGCCACCGAGCTGCTCGCCAAGGTCCGCGCGGCGGGCAGAGGTCGACCCCCGGCGCCGCTCGGTCCTCCCGCGGCACGGCAGCAGGGAGCACGCGCCGTGCGCGGAGCGCGCGCGCCACAGCTGTATGGAACGAGGCTCGTGGCGATCGGCACCTCCACGGGTGGTCCTCAGGCGCTCGCGCGCCTGCTACCTGCGCTGCCGCAGGACCTGCCCGTCCCCCTCGTCATCGCGCTCCACATCCCCATCGGGTACACCGCGGACCTCGCCCGTCGCCTGAACGAGCGCAGCACGCTGGAGGTCGTGGAAGGCTCCGACCGTCTTCTCTTGCGCCCGGGTCTCGTCGTGCTCGCCCGCGCCGGACAGCACCTCCGTATCGAACACACGAGCGACGGACTCCATGCTCGGCTCGACGCCGTGAGCTTCGCGCCATTCCGTCCTTCCGTGGACATTCTGTTTCACTCTGCCGTCGAGGCTGTCGGTGCGAAGGTCGTCGGCGTGCTGCTCACCGGCATGGGCGACGACGGCTGCGCTGGCGCGCGCGCCATTCATGAAGCGGGTGGGAAGGTTCTGACAGAGTCCGAGTCCTCCTGTGTGGTATACGGTATGCCACGAAGCGCAATCGAGGCGGGGGTCTCGACCGTGAGCTGCACGCTCGAGAGGATGGCCGAGGAGATTCAGCGATGGCTCTGA